Proteins encoded within one genomic window of Augochlora pura isolate Apur16 chromosome 11, APUR_v2.2.1, whole genome shotgun sequence:
- the Atac3 gene encoding ada2a-containing complex component 3 isoform X3 → MQAASICTNDIEGLDTDTLIPVEILDVSHRVRSQDAISIVELGKQLLFSAKYGDTDTVRDLMCRGAPFTTDWLGTSALHFAAQNNHTDTAEVLLRAGISRDARTKVDRTPLHMAAYEGHHHMAQLLLNYGADADSRDMLKMTPLHWAVEREHIEVMHVLLEHGADANATSKFDKTPISLALEHDRLDLVDILQQEREIVGVRAHQQNQANTAELEVATHNLIQLESERDEEQQKFELLQQESQPRRKITHVGKKQRMLFQQIHVGPNADDDQDKEVEDTDEITNASNPNNSRKRKDVPVVGGLNKQFRLLEAHGITMIPVDNNSSIVENAMESGRTVVLTEAGKLALNLTRNSSIGVKRLQVAGKKGTSRKVIAIRADQILNHSTPTLTSRGPNILKRSSIDNKAGKLFISSISNTTPVSTPTQSKNVISPPELDDEIEEIIEDDHTDTTEPVMDIVLLNRQLAEARRQAAEYRKRLQKKEEEAEIYKQQLKNITAQRAAK, encoded by the exons ATGCAAGCTGCAAGTATTTGCACTAATGATATTGAGGGTCTGGACACGGATACCCTTATACCT GTTGAAATCCTGGATGTATCTCATCGTGTAAGATCTCAAGATGCCATATCGATAGTGGAACTAGGTAAACAGTTGCTTTTTAGTGCAAAATATGGGGACACGGATACTGTTCGTGATCTGATGTGCAGAGGAGCTCCTTTCACTACAGATTgg CTGGGTACCAGCGCATTGCACTTCGCTGCCCAGAATAACCATACAGATACTGCAGAAGTTTTACTGAGAGCAGGAATTTCGAGAGATGCTAGAACAAAAGTAGACCGAACACCTTTACATATGGCTGCGTACGAAGGTCATCACCATATGGCACAATTACTTCTTAATTATGGTGCAGATGCTGATAGCAGGGATATG ttaaaaATGACTCCTCTGCATTGGGCAGTTGAGAGGGAACATATAGAAGTAATGCATGTTTTGTTGGAACATGGAGCAGACGCGAATGCGACTAGCAAATTTGACAAGACTCCGATTAGCCTTGCACTGGAACATGATAGATTAGATTTGGTAGACATACTGCAACAAGAAAGGGAGATTGTCGGCGTTAGAGCTCATCAACAAAATCAAGCGAATACAGCAGAACTTGAAGTAGCAActcataatttaatacaattagaATCTGAAAGAGACGAGGAACAAcagaaatttgaattattacaaCAGGAGTCTCAACCAAGAAGAAAGATTACTCATG TTGGGAAAAAACAACGAATGctttttcaacaaattcacGTTGGACCGAACGCTGATGACGATCAGGACAAGGAGGTCGAAGATACGGATGAAATTACTAATGCGAGTAATCCAAACAACTCTAGAAAACGTAAAGATGTTCCAGTTGTTGGGGGACTGAATAAACAGTTTAGGTTACTAGAAGCACATGGGATCACAATGATACCTGTggataataattcttctattgTGGAAAATGCAATGGAAAGTGGAAGAACGGTCGTTTTAACTG AAGCTGGAAAGCTTGCTCTGAATCTAACGAGAAACTCTTCGATAGGAGTTAAACGACTTCAAGTTGCtggaaaaaaaggaacttCCAGAAAAGTGATAGCGATTAGAGCGGATCAAATATTGAATCACAGTACACCTACTCTTACCTCTAGAGGACCGAACATATTGAAAAGGTCTTCTATTGATAATAAGGCTGGCAAACTATTCATTTCATCCATTTCTAACACTACACCCGTATCGACGCCTACGCAATCGAAAAATGTCATTTCGCCGCCAGAG TTGGACGATGAAATTGAGGAAATTATCGAAGACGATCATACAGACACTACTGAGCCAGTAATGGATATTGTCCTTTTAAATAGACAACTGGCCGAAGCACGAAGGCAAGCAGCCGAATATCGTAAACGGCTTcaaaagaaagaggaagaggcaGAAATTTATAAGCAGCAACTAAAAAACATTACAGCCCAAAGGGCAGCCAAGTGA
- the Atac3 gene encoding ada2a-containing complex component 3 isoform X2: MQAASICTNDIEGLDTDTLIPVEILDVSHRVRSQDAISIVELGKQLLFSAKYGDTDTVRDLMCRGAPFTTDWLGTSALHFAAQNNHTDTAEVLLRAGISRDARTKVDRTPLHMAAYEGHHHMAQLLLNYGADADSRDMLKMTPLHWAVEREHIEVMHVLLEHGADANATSKFDKTPISLALEHDRLDLVDILQQEREIVGVRAHQQNQANTAELEVATHNLIQLESERDEEQQKFELLQQESQPRRKITHVGKKQRMLFQQIHVGPNADDDQDKEVEDTDEITNASNPNNSRKRKDVPVVGGLNKQFRLLEAHGITMIPVDNNSSIVENAMESGRTVVLTGVKRLQVAGKKGTSRKVIAIRADQILNHSTPTLTSRGPNILKRSSIDNKAGKLFISSISNTTPVSTPTQSKNVISPPESKIISASTKITEPIILQLDDEIEEIIEDDHTDTTEPVMDIVLLNRQLAEARRQAAEYRKRLQKKEEEAEIYKQQLKNITAQRAAK, encoded by the exons ATGCAAGCTGCAAGTATTTGCACTAATGATATTGAGGGTCTGGACACGGATACCCTTATACCT GTTGAAATCCTGGATGTATCTCATCGTGTAAGATCTCAAGATGCCATATCGATAGTGGAACTAGGTAAACAGTTGCTTTTTAGTGCAAAATATGGGGACACGGATACTGTTCGTGATCTGATGTGCAGAGGAGCTCCTTTCACTACAGATTgg CTGGGTACCAGCGCATTGCACTTCGCTGCCCAGAATAACCATACAGATACTGCAGAAGTTTTACTGAGAGCAGGAATTTCGAGAGATGCTAGAACAAAAGTAGACCGAACACCTTTACATATGGCTGCGTACGAAGGTCATCACCATATGGCACAATTACTTCTTAATTATGGTGCAGATGCTGATAGCAGGGATATG ttaaaaATGACTCCTCTGCATTGGGCAGTTGAGAGGGAACATATAGAAGTAATGCATGTTTTGTTGGAACATGGAGCAGACGCGAATGCGACTAGCAAATTTGACAAGACTCCGATTAGCCTTGCACTGGAACATGATAGATTAGATTTGGTAGACATACTGCAACAAGAAAGGGAGATTGTCGGCGTTAGAGCTCATCAACAAAATCAAGCGAATACAGCAGAACTTGAAGTAGCAActcataatttaatacaattagaATCTGAAAGAGACGAGGAACAAcagaaatttgaattattacaaCAGGAGTCTCAACCAAGAAGAAAGATTACTCATG TTGGGAAAAAACAACGAATGctttttcaacaaattcacGTTGGACCGAACGCTGATGACGATCAGGACAAGGAGGTCGAAGATACGGATGAAATTACTAATGCGAGTAATCCAAACAACTCTAGAAAACGTAAAGATGTTCCAGTTGTTGGGGGACTGAATAAACAGTTTAGGTTACTAGAAGCACATGGGATCACAATGATACCTGTggataataattcttctattgTGGAAAATGCAATGGAAAGTGGAAGAACGGTCGTTTTAACTG GAGTTAAACGACTTCAAGTTGCtggaaaaaaaggaacttCCAGAAAAGTGATAGCGATTAGAGCGGATCAAATATTGAATCACAGTACACCTACTCTTACCTCTAGAGGACCGAACATATTGAAAAGGTCTTCTATTGATAATAAGGCTGGCAAACTATTCATTTCATCCATTTCTAACACTACACCCGTATCGACGCCTACGCAATCGAAAAATGTCATTTCGCCGCCAGAG AGCAAAATAATTAGCGCTTCAACAAAAATCACGGAGCCAATAATTTTACAGTTGGACGATGAAATTGAGGAAATTATCGAAGACGATCATACAGACACTACTGAGCCAGTAATGGATATTGTCCTTTTAAATAGACAACTGGCCGAAGCACGAAGGCAAGCAGCCGAATATCGTAAACGGCTTcaaaagaaagaggaagaggcaGAAATTTATAAGCAGCAACTAAAAAACATTACAGCCCAAAGGGCAGCCAAGTGA
- the Atac3 gene encoding ada2a-containing complex component 3 isoform X1 gives MQAASICTNDIEGLDTDTLIPVEILDVSHRVRSQDAISIVELGKQLLFSAKYGDTDTVRDLMCRGAPFTTDWLGTSALHFAAQNNHTDTAEVLLRAGISRDARTKVDRTPLHMAAYEGHHHMAQLLLNYGADADSRDMLKMTPLHWAVEREHIEVMHVLLEHGADANATSKFDKTPISLALEHDRLDLVDILQQEREIVGVRAHQQNQANTAELEVATHNLIQLESERDEEQQKFELLQQESQPRRKITHVGKKQRMLFQQIHVGPNADDDQDKEVEDTDEITNASNPNNSRKRKDVPVVGGLNKQFRLLEAHGITMIPVDNNSSIVENAMESGRTVVLTEAGKLALNLTRNSSIGVKRLQVAGKKGTSRKVIAIRADQILNHSTPTLTSRGPNILKRSSIDNKAGKLFISSISNTTPVSTPTQSKNVISPPESKIISASTKITEPIILQLDDEIEEIIEDDHTDTTEPVMDIVLLNRQLAEARRQAAEYRKRLQKKEEEAEIYKQQLKNITAQRAAK, from the exons ATGCAAGCTGCAAGTATTTGCACTAATGATATTGAGGGTCTGGACACGGATACCCTTATACCT GTTGAAATCCTGGATGTATCTCATCGTGTAAGATCTCAAGATGCCATATCGATAGTGGAACTAGGTAAACAGTTGCTTTTTAGTGCAAAATATGGGGACACGGATACTGTTCGTGATCTGATGTGCAGAGGAGCTCCTTTCACTACAGATTgg CTGGGTACCAGCGCATTGCACTTCGCTGCCCAGAATAACCATACAGATACTGCAGAAGTTTTACTGAGAGCAGGAATTTCGAGAGATGCTAGAACAAAAGTAGACCGAACACCTTTACATATGGCTGCGTACGAAGGTCATCACCATATGGCACAATTACTTCTTAATTATGGTGCAGATGCTGATAGCAGGGATATG ttaaaaATGACTCCTCTGCATTGGGCAGTTGAGAGGGAACATATAGAAGTAATGCATGTTTTGTTGGAACATGGAGCAGACGCGAATGCGACTAGCAAATTTGACAAGACTCCGATTAGCCTTGCACTGGAACATGATAGATTAGATTTGGTAGACATACTGCAACAAGAAAGGGAGATTGTCGGCGTTAGAGCTCATCAACAAAATCAAGCGAATACAGCAGAACTTGAAGTAGCAActcataatttaatacaattagaATCTGAAAGAGACGAGGAACAAcagaaatttgaattattacaaCAGGAGTCTCAACCAAGAAGAAAGATTACTCATG TTGGGAAAAAACAACGAATGctttttcaacaaattcacGTTGGACCGAACGCTGATGACGATCAGGACAAGGAGGTCGAAGATACGGATGAAATTACTAATGCGAGTAATCCAAACAACTCTAGAAAACGTAAAGATGTTCCAGTTGTTGGGGGACTGAATAAACAGTTTAGGTTACTAGAAGCACATGGGATCACAATGATACCTGTggataataattcttctattgTGGAAAATGCAATGGAAAGTGGAAGAACGGTCGTTTTAACTG AAGCTGGAAAGCTTGCTCTGAATCTAACGAGAAACTCTTCGATAGGAGTTAAACGACTTCAAGTTGCtggaaaaaaaggaacttCCAGAAAAGTGATAGCGATTAGAGCGGATCAAATATTGAATCACAGTACACCTACTCTTACCTCTAGAGGACCGAACATATTGAAAAGGTCTTCTATTGATAATAAGGCTGGCAAACTATTCATTTCATCCATTTCTAACACTACACCCGTATCGACGCCTACGCAATCGAAAAATGTCATTTCGCCGCCAGAG AGCAAAATAATTAGCGCTTCAACAAAAATCACGGAGCCAATAATTTTACAGTTGGACGATGAAATTGAGGAAATTATCGAAGACGATCATACAGACACTACTGAGCCAGTAATGGATATTGTCCTTTTAAATAGACAACTGGCCGAAGCACGAAGGCAAGCAGCCGAATATCGTAAACGGCTTcaaaagaaagaggaagaggcaGAAATTTATAAGCAGCAACTAAAAAACATTACAGCCCAAAGGGCAGCCAAGTGA
- the LOC144476768 gene encoding heat shock protein 60A, with amino-acid sequence MYRLSTMLRGAALRQLQVRCYAKDVRFGSEVRALMLQGVDILADAVAVTMGPKGRNVILEQSWGSPKITKDGVTVAKGVELKDKFQNIGAKLVQDVANNTNEEAGDGTTTATVLARAIAKEGFEKISKGANPVEIRRGVMLAVDTVKDQLKALSKPVTTPEEIAQVATISANGDKAIGNLISDAMKKVGKEGVITVKDGKTLHDELEVIEGMKFDRGYISPYFINSNKGAKVEFQDALLLFSEKKISSVQSIIPALELANSQRKPLVIIAEDIDGEALSTLVVNRLKIGLQVAAVKAPGFGDNRKATLQDMAILTGGIVFGDDANLIKLENVQACDLGEVGEVVITKDDTLFLKGKGKKSDIDHRADVIRDQITNTTSEYEKEKLQERLARLASGVAVLRVGGSSEVEVNEKKDRVHDALNATRAAVEEGIVPGGGTALLRCIPALKNVKSSNSDQETGIKIVANALRMPCLQIAQNAGVDASVVVAKVSESNLGYDALNDEYVDMIEKGIIDPTKVVRTALTDAAGVASLLTTAEAVVTELPKEEPQMPMGGGMGGMGGMGGMGGMGM; translated from the exons ATGTACAGATTGTCAACTATGTTGCGAGGTGCTGCTTTGCGCCAGTTACAAGTTCGTTGTTATGCCAAAGATGTGCGTTTCGGATCGGAAGTTAGAGCACTTATGTTACAAGGTGTAGACATTTTAGCAGATGCTGTTGCGGTAACAATGGGTCCCAAAGGTCGTAATGTTATATTGGAACAAAGTTGGGGCAGTCCAAAAATTACCAAAGACGGTGTTACTGTGGCAAAAGGTGTGGAGTTGAAAGATAAGTTTCAGAATATTGGAGCAAAATTGGTACAAGATGTAGCAAATAATACGAACGAAGAAGCTGGTGATGGTACAACGACAGCTACAGTTTTAGCAAGGGCTATTGCTAAAGAAGGCtttgaaaaaattagtaaaGGGGCTAATCCTGTTGAAATAAGAAGAG gtGTTATGTTAGCAGTTGACACGGTTAAAGATCAATTGAAAGCTTTGAGTAAACCAGTCACTACACCGGAAGAAATTGCACAAGTTGCAACCATCTCGGCTAATGGGGACAAAGCCATCGGCAATCTTATTTCCGATGCCATGAAAAAAGTTGGTAAAGAAGGTGTTATTACGGTAAAGGATGGTAAAACACTACACGATGAATTGGAAGTTATAGAAGGAATGAAATTCGATAGAGGATATATATCtccgtattttataaattctaataaaggAGCAAAAGTTGAATTTCAAGATGCGCTTTTGCTCTTcagtgaaaagaaaatatcgtcTGTACAATCTATAATTCCAGCCTTGGAATTAGCAAACTCGCAGCGGAAGCCATTAGTCATCATTGCAGAAGACATTGATGGTGAAGCATTATCAACTCTTGTGGTAAATAGATTGAAAATTGGTTTGCAAGTTGCAGCTGTTAAAGCCCCTGGTTTCGGTGATAATCGAAAAGCAACGCTTCAAGACATGGCAATATTGACTGGCGGAATTGTTTTCGGAGATGACGCGAATCTCATTAAGTTAGAAAATGTACAGGCGTGTGATTTAGGCGAAGTTGGAGAAGTAGTAATTACTAAGGACGATACGCTATTCCTCAAGGGCAAAGGAAAGAAGAGTGACATCGATCACAGGGCAGATGTGATTAGGGATCAGATAACAAATACAACTTCAGAATACGAGAAAGAAAAGTTGCAAGAACGTTTGGCAAGGTTAGCATCGGGAGTCGCAGTTTTGAGAGTTGGTGGTAGCAGTGAAGTAGAAGTTAATGAGAAGAAAGATAGAGTTCACGATGCTCTCAATGCTACTCGTGCTGCTGTTGAGGAAGGCATCGTTCCAGGAG gTGGAACTGCTCTTCTGAGATGTATTCctgcattaaaaaatgttaaatcatCGAATAGTGATCAGGAAAcaggaattaaaattgtggCTAACGCTTTACGTATGCCGTGTTTACAAATTGCTCAAAATGCAGGTGTTGACGCGAGTGTGGTAGTGGCAAAAGTTAGTGAGAGTAATTTAGGTTACGATGCTTTGAATGACGAATACGTTGATATGATTGAAAAAGGAATCATTGATCCCACGAAAGTAGTACGCACAGCGCTTACTGATGCGGCAGGTGTTGCATCATTGCTCACAACTGCAGAAGCAGTGGTGACAGAATTGCCTAAGGAAGAACCTCAGATGCCAATGGGAGGCGGCATGGGTGGAATGGGCGGCATGGGTGGTATGGGAGGCATGGGCATGTAA
- the LOC144476779 gene encoding 10 kDa heat shock protein, mitochondrial — protein sequence MAAASAIKRLVPLFDRVLIQRAEAVTKTKGGIVLPEKAQAKVLQGTVVAIGPGQRNEKGEHVPLSIKVGDVVLLPEYGGTKVEVEDNKELHLFRESDILAKLEV from the exons ATG GCTGCAGCTAGTGCCATTAAGAGACTTGTACCTCTCTTCGATAGAGTTCTTATACAAAGAGCCGAAGCAGTAACCAAAACGAAAGGAGGTATTGTACTACCAGAGAAAGCTCAGGCAAAAGTTTTGCAAGGTACTGTAGTGGCAATAGGTCCTGGACAACGAAACGAG aaaggAGAACATGTTCCTTTGAGCATCAAAGTTGGTGATGTTGTTTTATTGCCAGAATATGGAGGAACTAAAGTGGAGGTTGAAGATAATAAGGAACTACACTTATTCCGTGAGTCGGACATACTGGCAAAGTTAGAAGTTTAA